The genomic stretch actcttaaactcCTCCCAAGGTAAAAGAAGCTCCACATGTGAAAATTGTAACTTCATCGCCATCTTTGTCATAGTATCTGCCACCGTGTTTGCATCTCTCATAATCAAACAAAAGTCAACACGCCAATTCCAATAcatgatatctcttattttgagTATCAATAGATCAATAAACCCAAAACCATCTTGAGTAATAAGATTAAATGCTTCCACACAATCCCTTTCACAAATAACATCTCGTTGACCCACATCCCAAGCTAAGAGATAtcctctccaaatagcaaacaattctCTTTGAAGAATACTATTCCTctcaatcattcccaaacaCTCCATTTGCCAACTCCCATTACAATCTCTAATAACACAAGTAAAACCAACACTATCACCCGAACCAAAataactagcatcacaattaatcttaaaagtacCAATGGATGGGAGATTCCAAAAACCATTTAGAGTAGAGGGAAGGGATATACGatgtaattcaaaaatattcctaagctTCTTTTCTGAAGTTAATGCTAGACAAATCACTTTTTCCGGAGGCCAAGTTTCATGAGGATTAAAGATGTCATTATTCCTTACTCGCCATATCCACCAAAGTCCCGAAAAGAACTTGAACGGATGCTCTCTGCTATGATACAAGAACCAGTTCTTCAAATCCAAAGGATGACAAGAAATATCCAACCTATGCCAGACAAGCTGAGCTTTTGGACAATCCCGAATATAATGTAAAACTGACTCCTGGCTagaaagacatcttggataccTATCTGATGACAACATCACTCTTCTAAAGTGAAAACTTGCAGTAGAAAGAACCTCCTTAAGACACAACCAAGCCAAAAACTTATGCTTTTCTGGAACAAGCTGACGCCAAAGCCAAAGCCAATTCTCCCGCTCCTCCCAACCAAACAGCTGCTTACACAACCACAAGTAACCATTGCGTGAGTCATAGAATATTCTCAGCATATTCTCTATtttaaagaattaaaatttgtaatttacACAACCACAAGTTTATAATTGGGTCtctaaagagaattaaaatttgtaatttagtcCCCTCCGTTCAAAAAGTATTTGATTTAATAGAATATTCTCAGCATATTCTCTACTTTAAACATGTAAGCTACATATGTTTGATAATAGGGACTAATTTgtaattttagtaaaaatatggAACCAAACGTGTAATTTAACCATTTGAAAATGACTAAAAACTCCCTAGACTATTTGAACCCACTCCGCCCCTCTTTAACTCTCTCACTCTCACTTTCTCACTTTTCAAAATGACACCTCAACCCCAGTGCTCTCTGATTTGTCTCTCACCTTGGCTCACCGTCGTGCCTCTCACCTCCGTCGCCGCGCCAGATCCACTAATAAATTGAGTTGCTATTTTTGTGTTGATTTGTTGCTATTTTCTTTTTAGACATTGAATTATTCGTGTTGAGCATGCTTGGGATTGGAATTGTTCTCTTCCATTTATTGGTGTTCAATATTGAGattgaaagagaagaaaaagtcGCCGGATGAAAGTGGCGAGACCCAACTCGTGAGCACAAATATAGTGGATTCAGCACGGCGACAGTGAACCGAGGTGAGAGACAGAGACCGCTGGGGTTGGGGTGTCATTTTAAAAAGTGAGAAAGTGGGAGTGAGAGAGCTGGGCAGGGGCGGGGTGGGTTTAGATAACCTAGGAAGTTTTTGGTCATTTTCAAATAGTTAAATTACACAGTTGATCCCTATACTTTTACTAAAATTACAAATTGGTCCCTATTGTTAAATATGTGTAGCTCACATgtttaaaataaagaatattcTATTATCAAACACTTTTTGAATGGCAGGaactaaattacaaattttaattctctttaggGGTCCAATTATAAACTTTTAAAGTATAGGAACTATTTGAACCCACTCCGCCCCTCTTTAACTCTCTCACTCTCACTTTCTCACTTTTCAAAATGACACCTCAACCCCAGTGCTCTCTGATTTGTCTCTCACCTTGGCTCACCGTCGTGCCTCTCACCTCCGTCGCCGCGCCAGATCCACTAATAAATTGAGTTGCTATTTTTGTGTTGATTTGTTGCTATTTTCTTTTTAGACATTGAATTATTCGTGTTGAGCATGCTTGGGATTGGAATTGTTCTCTTCCATTTATTGGTGTTCAATATTGAGattgaaagagaagaaaaagtcGCCGGATGAAAGTGGCGAGACCCAACTCGTGAGCACAAATATAGTGGATTCAGCACGGCGACAGTGAACCGAGGTGAGAGACAGAGACCGCTGGGGTTGGGGTGTCATTTTAAAAAGTGAGAAAGTGGGAGTGAGAGAGCTGGGCAGGGGCGGGGTGGGTTTAGATAACCTAGGAAGTTTTTGGTCATTTTCAAATAGTTAAATTACACAGTTGATCCCTATACTTTTACTAAAATTACAAATTGGTCCCTATTGTTAAATATGTGTAGCTCACATgtttaaaataaagaatattcTATTATCAAACACTTTTTGAATGGCAGGaactaaattacaaattttaattctctttaggGGTCCAATTATAAACTTTTAAAGTATAGGAACTAATTTGTAATTTCACTGAAAGTGTAGGGACCAACTGTataatttaaactaatttataCTAACAAACTAAAACTTTTAGAATACATATAACAACTACTTATAAGTAAGTTTAAAATACATACTCAAAAGCTCAATGTAAAAATTAGAGTATGCATACCTTTTCGGCATGGCAACAACGATGACAACACACTGGGGGAGGCGACGGCGCGGTGGTGGTAGCGGTGGCACGGTAATCGAACTGAATGGTGGTTCAAAAAGGGGTTACGGTttctttattgaaaaaataaaaacatgatAGAATAGGGAGAGTGATGAGCACAACCTACCTAGACGATGAGGGAGAGATGTAATTCTGACGACAGAGGAAGCAATGGTAATAGCTCTTCAAATGGCTACAGAGACAGAAGGAGCAAATCCGTTTGAGGAAATGAAACACGATTCAGGCGACTTCACACAATCTTTGTAGGAGAATAGAAGTGGACGGCGTTAGTAGAGGGTAGCCAAAGGGGAGAGAGAAGATAGAGGAGAGTGGGGGAGATAAAATGGCGTTCTCGAAAGTGAAAGGGAGAGGATCACGCATTTTGAATTTGATCAAATTTACTATCAGATTTACCGGTGGATAAATCTTACGGCAATCTTTTTTAGTGCGCTAAAACCCAGCGTTTTACTAATTGGGTTTACCAGCAGATAATCCGACAATAACTCTGTTTCTAATTTTGcgcctttttttatttttcctccaATACTTATCGACAAATTTACTGTCGAAAACGTAAATCTGTCGGTAATGGTTTGATCTGACGGATTTAACTCTTTTTCTAGTAAATTCAACGATAAAACTGTCATTAACATGTAATGGtaaattcaacaaaaaatcCAACAgtatttaacatttttttagtATAACTATGAGGCATATAAATTTTGCCACATAAACATATAAtttctaacaaaataaaagaaactcataattatgttttattaaac from Arachis stenosperma cultivar V10309 chromosome 9, arast.V10309.gnm1.PFL2, whole genome shotgun sequence encodes the following:
- the LOC130950089 gene encoding uncharacterized protein LOC130950089, encoding MVCIEVVLGSNLGRVMVVLKVLAHDGYKDVLFGWEERENWLWLWRQLVPEKHKFLAWLCLKEVLSTASFHFRRVMLSSDRYPRCLSSQESVLHYIRDCPKAQLVWHRLDISCHPLDLKNWFLYHSREHPFKFFSGLWWIWRVRNNDIFNPHETWPPEKVICLALTSEKKLRNIFELHRISLPSTLNGFWNLPSIGTFKINCDASYFGSGDSVGFTCVIRDCNGSWQMECLGMIERNSILQRELFAIWRGYLLAWDVGQRDVICERDCVEAFNLITQDGFGFIDLLILKIRDIMYWNWRVDFCLIMRDANTVADTMTKMAMKLQFSHVELLLPWEEFKSSLKRNCPSI